In Spodoptera frugiperda isolate SF20-4 chromosome 1, AGI-APGP_CSIRO_Sfru_2.0, whole genome shotgun sequence, the following are encoded in one genomic region:
- the LOC118273590 gene encoding DNA excision repair protein ERCC-5 homolog, with protein MGVTGLWRLIEPAGKPVPVETLENKVLAVDISIWLHQMVKGYQDAKGAPLPNAHLMGLFQRLCKLLYFRIKPVFVFDGAFPELKKETIAKRQDSKAKYNSESERIKRELALLLSKKTAVSSLLGKEITPPKSGQPPIDKDDIFKLPALPQKEDESESESEDEQNSSGSSIDVHSLDLQSETFKNLGVKEKYDVLIELKETRKMNSWGRLHELPKESNSFSDFQMQRLLKRRKVQECLEETEKEMGDTGMSLNDLESLLNEEGIDTKIDTLPTKRIASNVSTRFLLIRDVKKALAEAKQRNQAQNNPTTSKIEEISEIDNDIKATTSKDTEIIEVNEEKPKKVDELEDDLQKAIQMSLECVDEPKQDTSVVSKTDDSWTSCMTDTDYSDTDSEEGDGFEQPDMTCAKAYIMQYSDFTHQAIDKIVTDRHKGKKKKKVPKVDEILDEINKEKSIIVDNVELSSGDESDDGAVVISSSEENNKITAIAECSSSSEDQETDKYLDSTQASVICVENPVQEVIDLDSSIEEESIKTDFPLENLKQESNSSDEIEEVTNNENKSGSESSDSDFEEVPEENTEVKKPIVELTLNMGNAPDDDIFADIFENPEKPKDIKEAINEIKTNNEVLTPKSSLVDNVFKVPEVPVLKTSSKMIPQTILSPDSETDKNSGKPNETNVDNTENIAIQDNVEPTKLSETPDLIVESEKQIQLVKTPNPPKQTLTTEQLTSMVEDMQNEEQDLMQEKGRLDRIGRNITEQMTKEAQELLQIFGIPYIVAPMEAEAQCAFLESVNLTDGTITDDSDIWLFGGRTVYKNFFNQKKHVLQFLAERIEKSFNLNREQLILLALLVGSDYTTGVSGVGPVTAMEILASFPFNKRQLLSEESKQARYAQMVKGLQEFKQWVRAGKRTDNTSLKKKLKNVALNEEFPSVRVVQAYLEPNIEKSEDKFTWGELDITILRDYTKAKFGWSQNKLDEIIKPVLKRMQDRKTQRSVQDFFKRKVEFQSLEEQMSKRVKAAVQKMGPEGPLALEIEKPTESDKPAPKRKATKKDTSNSKSKAGPSAAKQRKNCEEAVLLNQGVKVVTQVKDGKSEFEIKIPKSDRFQELIPQREKDKRSLLENKMKAIELFRKTQLDKKRKSFKRKALQPKEKAELSESDSD; from the exons ATGGGAGTCACTGGACTGTGGAGGCTAATAGAGCCAGCCGGCAAACCCGTGCCGGTCGAGACTTTGGAAAACAAAGTGCTGGCAGTCG ACATATCAATATGGTTGCACCAGATGGTGAAAGGATATCAAGATGCAAAAGGGGCTCCTTTACCAAATGCACATCTTATGGGACTGTTTCAACGGCTCTGCAAACTGTTATATTTCAGAATTAAACCAGTCTTTGTATTTGATGGAGCTTTTCCtgaattgaaaaaagaaaccaTT gcCAAGAGGCAAGATAGTAAGGCGAAATATAATTCAGAATCTGAAAGAATAAAGAGGGAGCTTGCATTGTTATTGAGTAAGAAGACAGCGGTGAGCAGTTTATTGGGCAAAGAAATAACACCACCAAAAAGTGGCCAACCACCTATAGACAAAGATGACATATTCAAACTACCTGCATTGCCACAAAAAGAGGATGAAAGTGAATCTGA ATCAGAAGATGAACAAAATTCAAGTGGTTCTAGTATTGATGTACATTCACTAGACTTACAATCAGAAACTTTCAAAAATCTAGGAGTTAAAGAAAAGTATGATGTTCTTATAGAACTTAAGGAAACTAGAAAGATGAATTCGTGGGGGAGACTTCATGAGTTGCCTAAGGAGAGCAACTCATTTTCAgattttcaa ATGCAGAGATTATTAAAAAGAAGAAAGGTACAAGAATGTCTTGAGGAGACTGAGAAAGAAATGGGTGATACAGGCATGTCTTTAAATGATTTAGAATCTTTACTAAATGAAGAAGGTATTGATACTAAAATAGATACACTTCCCACAAAACGCATTGCTTCAAATGTTTCCACACGATTTTTACTAATCAGAGATGTCAAAAAAGCTTTAGCAGAAGCAAAACAAAGAAATCAGGCACAAAACAACCCCACTACAAGTAAAATTGAAGAAATTAGTGAAATAGATAATGATATTAAAGCAACAACAAGTAAAGATACAGAAATAATAGAAGTTAATGaagaaaagccgaaaaaagttGATGAGTTAGAAGATGATTTACAGAAAGCAATCCAAATGTCCTTAGAGTGTGTTGATGAACCAAAGCAAGATACAAGTGTAGTTTCTAAAACTGATGACTCATGGACATCTTGCATGACAGATACCGATTACTCTGATACTGATTCAGAAGAAGGAGATGGCTTTGAACAACCTGATATGACATGTGCTAAAGCGTACATCATGCAATACAGTGATTTTACACATCAAGCTATTGATAAGATTGTTACTGATAGACATAAAggcaaaaagaagaaaaaagtaCCTAAAGTGGATGAGATATTGGATgaaattaacaaagaaaaatcAATAATTGTTGACAATGTGGAACTGTCATCTGGTGATGAAAGTGATGATGGTGCTGTGGTAATTAGTAGTagtgaagaaaataataaaatcactgCTATTGCAGAGTGTAGTTCATCTTCCGAAGATCAAGAAACAGATAAATATTTAGATTCCACCCAAGCATCAGTAATTTGTGTTGAAAATCCAGTGCAAGAAGTAATAGATCTTGATTCGAGTATAGAAGAAGAAAGTATTAAAACAGATTTTCCATTAGAAAACTTAAAACAGGAAAGTAATTCCAGCGATGAAATTGAAGAAGTcacaaacaatgaaaataaGTCTGGAAGTGAATCTAGTGATAGTGATTTTGAAGAAGTGCCTGAAGAAAATACTGAAGTAAAAAAACCCATTGTAGAACTTACTTTAAATATGGGCAATGCACCCGATGATGACATATTCGCGGATATCTTTGAAAACCCAGAGAAACCTAAAGATATAAAAGAagcaataaatgaaataaagactAATAATGAGGTGTTAACACCTAAAAGTAGTTTAGTAGATAATGTATTCAAAGTACCTGAGGTTCCTGTACTTAAAACTAGTTCTAAAATGATTCCACAAACCATTTTAAGCCCAGATAGTGAAACTGATAAAAATTCTGGAAAACCAAATGAAACAAATGTGGATAACACAGAAAATATTGCAATTCAAGATAATGTAGAACCTACCAAGTTAAGTGAAACTCCAGATTTAATTGTAGAGTCGGAAAAACAAATTCAACTCGTAAAAACACCTAATCCTCCTAAACAAACCTTAACCACAGAACAACTAACCTCCATGGTTGAAGATATGCAAAATGAAGAACAAGACTTGATGCAAGAAAAAGGGAGATTAGATCGTATAGGGCGAAATATTACTGAACAAATGACGAAGGAAGCTCAAGAACTACTTCAGATATTCGGTATTCCTTATATTGTCGCTCCAATGGAGGCAGAAGCACAATGCGCTTTCCTAGAAAGTGTAAATCTAACAGATGGAACAATAACTGATGATAGTGACATCTGGTTATTTGGAGGTAGAACAGTGTATAAGAATTTCTTTAACCAAAAGAAGCATGTTTTGCAGTTTTTAGCAGAGAGAATAGAAAAATCATTTA ATTTAAATAGGGAGCAACTTATTTTGTTGGCTCTACTCGTGGGTAGTGACTACACAACAGGTGTATCTGGTGTGGGTCCAGTTACGGCCATGGAAATCCTAGCATCATTCCCATTCAATAAAAGGCAATTGCTCAGTGAGGAGTCAAAGCAAGCTCGCTATGCCCAAATGGTGAAGGGGTTACAAGAATTCAAACAGTGGGTCAGGGCAGGCAAGAGAACTGACAACACCAGTTTAAAGAAAAAACTCAAGAATGTCGCTCTTAACGAAGAATTTCCTAGCGTGCGG GTGGTTCAGGCTTACTTGGAACCTAACATAGAAAAAAGCGAAGACAAATTTACTTGGGGAGAATTAGACATCACAATATTACGAGATTATACAAAAGCAAAGTTTGGTTGGTCTCAAAACAAATTAGACGAAATCATAAAACCAGTTTTAAAACGGATGCAAGACCGTAAAACGCAAAGATCCGTGCAGGACTTCTTTAAGAGAAAAGTAGAATTTCAGTCATTAGAAGAGCAAATGAGTAAAAGGGTTAAAGCTGCTGTACAGAAAATGGGTCCTGAGGGACCTCTTGCATTAGAAATTGAAAAGCCTACAGAAAGTGATAAACCAGCACCAAAAAGAAAAGCCACGAAAAAAGATACGTCTAATAGTAAAAGTAAGGCAGGCCCATCGGCTGCGAAACAACGTAAAAATTGCGAAGAAGCAGTACTATTAAACCAAGGTGTGAAAGTCGTAACACAGGTCAAAGATGGTAAGTctgagtttgaaataaaaataccgaAATCAGACCGTTTTCAAGAACTCATACCACAAAGGGAGAAAGATAAAAGGAGtttattggaaaataaaatgaaagcaaTCGAGTTATTCCGTAAAACTCAACTCGATAAGAAGAGGAAaagctttaaacgtaaagcattGCAACCAAAAGAGAAGGCTGAACTTTCGGAAAGTGATAGTGATTAA
- the LOC118273588 gene encoding transmembrane 9 superfamily member 2: MSLYVVCALLLLTPIRAFYLPGLAPVNYCIASDDTSKSCKTEIPLYVNRLNTEESVIPFEYHHFDFCTTDESQSPVENLGQVVFGERIRPSPYKLEFLQNVECKPVCTKTYRGSDSDSNKRLNLLKMGMALSYQHHWILDNMPVTWCYLVNEGGKTYCSTGFPMGCQVRKDMDTCTPIVNGHSSRIGAYYLFNHVDLEITYHSGSEEEWGVAFGENGGRIISAKVKPASIRHTNPLKPDCSARGAELLIPTEIDSDKVFNITYTYSVTFKKNNTIKWSSRWDYILESMPQTNIQWFSILNSLVIVLFLSGMVAMILLRTLYKDIARYNQMECGEDAQEEFGWKLVHGDVFRPPRRGMLLAVFLGSGSQVFGMTLVTLAFACLGFLSPANRGALMTCALVAWVLLGAAAGYVSARIYKSFGGRRWKSNILLTSMVCPGVVFSLFFIMNLVLWGKGSSAAVPFSTLVALLALWFGVSVPLTFIGAYFGFRKRILDHPVRTNQIPRQIPEQSLYTQPVPGIVMGGVLPFGCIFIQLFFILNSLWSSQMYYMFGFLFLVFVILVITCSETTILLCYFHLCAEDYHWWWRAFLSSGSTAGYLFIYCCHYFVTKLNIEDAASTFLYFGYTLIMVFLFFLLTGTIGFMACFWFVRKIYSVVKVD, encoded by the exons ATGTCGTTGTATGTGGTTTGCGCATTGCTGCTTTTGACGCCTATTCGAGCATTTTATTTGCCGGGTTTGGCTCCAGTAAACTATTGTATAGCTAGTGATGACACTAGCAAATCGTGCAAG ACGGAAATCCCGCTGTATGTGAATAGATTGAACACAGAAGAATCAGTGATTCCATTTGAGTATCACCACTTTGATTTCTGTACTACTGATGAAAGTCAATCACCTGTGGAGAATCTCGGTCAAGTCGTCTTCGGCGAACGAATACGACCAAGTCCTTATAAGCTCGAATTCCTTCAAAATGTTGAGTGTAAACCAGTGTGCACGAAGACATATAGGGGCTCGGACTCCGATTCTAACAAACGGTTGAATCTGCTGAAGATGGGCATGGCTCTCTCTTACCAGCACCATTGGATTCTAGACAACATGCCTGTGACTTGGTGTTACTTGGTTAATGAGGGAGGGAAGACTTACTGCAGTACTGGGTTCCCGATGGGCTGCCAAGTGCGCAAAGACATG GACACATGCACACCGATTGTGAACGGTCATTCAAGTCGTATCGGCGCTTACTACCTTTTCAACCATGTAGACTTGGAGATCACGTATCACAGTGGTAGTGAAGAGGAGTGGGGCGTTGCATTCGGTGAAAATGGCGGTCGAATTATATCTGCTAAg GTGAAACCAGCTAGCATTCGACACACAAACCCATTAAAACCGGATTGTTCTGCCCGTGGAGCTGAACTGCTCATACCAACTGAAATCGATTCTGACAAAGTCTTCAACATCACATACACTTACAGTGTTACCTTTAAAAAGAACAACACTATCAAATGGTCTTCACGATGGGACTACATACTCGAATCTATGCCACAAACGAACATTCAATGGTTCTCCATTCTAAACTCTTTGGTGATAGTCTTGTTCCTCAGTGGTATGGTTGCCATGATTTTACTGAGGACTCTGTACAAAGATATAGCGAGGTACAACCAAATGGAATGTGGGGAAGATGCACAG GAAGAATTTGGTTGGAAGTTAGTGCACGGTGACGTATTCCGGCCTCCACGTCGAGGTATGCTGCTGGCCGTGTTCCTCGGATCTGGATCTCAG GTGTTCGGCATGACTTTGGTGACTCTAGCGTTTGCTTGCCTGGGTTTCCTGTCCCCGGCTAACCGTGGTGCTCTGATGACGTGTGCGCTGGTCGCCTGGGTGTTGCTCGGAGCTGCCGCTGGTTACGTCAGCGCTAGGATCTACAAGAGCTTCGGCGGCAGGAGGTGGAAGAGCAATATTCTGTTGACCTCAATGGTGTGCCCTGG TGTGGTGTTctctctgttcttcataatgaACTTGGTGCTGTGGGGTAAGGGATCATCCGCGGCCGTACCCTTCTCAACTCTAGTGGCTCTGCTCGCTCTCTGGTTCGGTGTCTCAGTACCGCTCACCTTTATCGGAGCTTACTTCGGATTTAGGAAGAGG aTCTTAGACCACCCAGTGCGCACGAACCAGATTCCCCGACAAATCCCAGAGCAGTCGTTATACACACAACCCGTTCCCGGCATCGTGATGGGTGGTGTACTGCCATTTGGATGCATCTTCATTCAGCTGTTCTTTATTCTCAACTCGCTTTGGTCCAGTCAG ATGTACTACATGTTCGGATTCCTGTTCCTTGTGTTCGTGATCCTGGTGATCACGTGCTCGGAGACGACGATCCTGCTGTGTTACTTCCACCTGTGCGCGGAGGACTACCACTGGTGGTGGCGCGCCTTCCTCAGCTCGGGCTCCACGGCCGGCTACTTGTTCATCTACTGCTGCCACTACTTCGTCACCAAGCTCAACATAGAGGACGCCGCCTCGACCTTCCTCTACTTCGGATACACCCTTATAATGGTCTTCTTGTTTTTCCTCCTCACCGGCACCATCGGATTCATGGCCTGCTTCTGGTTCGTCAGAAAAATCTACAGTGTCGTCAAAGTCGATTAA
- the LOC118273156 gene encoding venom serine carboxypeptidase-like, producing the protein MDLLLTFVLLTCAHQAVWGDEDVSLPDLPPGEAPEPILTFMERTYKTGRARAAFDAGSPLLLTPYIEEKKLDEARKAAYVDSDYLLPDMDSYAGYLTVNKKYNANLWFWYFPVSGKSVEETPWIIWLQGGPGASSLYGLFTEIGPFFVSTDNNLEEIRYSWGKNHSLLFIDNPVGTGFSFTDDDRGYATNQTTIGENLYNALQQFLTIFPELRKAPLTIAGESYAGKHIPSLGVQILWHKHEDEPINLQGLAIGNGFIDPLSLQRYSHFVREVGLVDDNVAKSMNDLETAVMQFINNGEMVKAYAYYNYLLQLFLSRSYLSNLYNYLQDDIDLDGAYMDYIQRSEVRKALHVGNTNFTSIGVVYRKLVPDFMGSAKMWLEELLENYRVMLYNGHLDIIVAYHPSCSTYDSLSFSGSAAYAKAKRTPWYHDGKLAGYYRVAANLTEVMVRGAGHMVPADKPAASLGLISAFARGISLKEDTASLVDSGKNLLRRRQLPLK; encoded by the exons ATGGACTTGCTTTTGACATTTGTGTTATTgac ATGCGCTCACCAAGCAGTTTGGGGAGACGAGGATGTGTCTCTCCCTGACCTTCCACCAGGAGAGGCGCCGGAGCCAATCCTGACGTTTATGGAGAGGACTTACAAAACGGGCCGGGCTCGAGCCGCATTCGACGCAGGCTCTCCACTTCTGCTCACCCCTTACATCGAAGAGAAGAAGCTTGACGAGGCTAGGAAGGCGGCCTATGTAGATTCTGATTATCTATTGCCTGATATGGACAGTTATGCGGGATACCTTACT gtaaacaaaaaatacaacgcGAACCTGTGGTTCTGGTACTTCCCAGTGTCAGGTAAATCTGTGGAGGAAACTCCGTGGATCATCTGGCTGCAAGGAGGGCCCGGTGCCTCCTCACTGTATGGACTCTTTACTGAAATCGGACCTTTCTTCGTGTCCACTGACAATAATTTGGAAG aaatccGTTACTCCTGGGGTAAGAACCATTCGTTGCTGTTCATTGACAACCCAGTGGGAACTGGATTCAGTTTTACAGATGATGACAGAGGATACGCTACCAATCAGACCACG ATCGGAGAGAACCTATACAACGCGTTGCAGCAGTTCCTTACAATTTTCCCTGAACTCCGGAAAGCCCCCCTCACTATTGCTGGAGAGTCTTACGCCGGTAAACACATACCTTCGCTTGGAGTACAGATCCTGTGGCATAAACATGAAGACGAGCCTATCAACCTACAG GGTCTAGCTATCGGCAACGGTTTCATCGATCCACTCTCCCTGCAAAGGTACAGTCACTTCGTGCGTGAGGTGGGTTTAGTGGATGATAACGTTGCCAAGTCTATGAACGATTTGGAGACAGCAGTCATGCAGTTCATCAATAATGGAGAGATGGTGAAAGCCTACGCG tacTACAACTATCTGCTCCAACTATTCCTGTCTCGCTCATACCTCTCGAATCTCTACAACTACTTGCAAGACGACATCGACCTGGATGGCGCGTATATGGATTATATTCAAAGGTCCGAAGTCCGCAAGGCATTACATGTTGGCAACACCAACTTCACGTCCATTGGCGTTGTGTACAGGAAGCTTGTACCAGACTTTATGGGAAGCGCTAAAATGTGGCTCGAAGAACTGCTGGAAAACTACAGAGTGATGCTTTACAA CGGTCATTTGGACATCATAGTGGCGTACCACCCGTCTTGCAGTACTTACGATTCGTTATCATTCTCCGGATCAGCAGCGTACGCGAAGGCTAAGCGAACTCCCTGGTACCATGATGGAAAACTAGCTGG CTATTACCGAGTGGCCGCCAATCTCACAGAAGTTATGGTCCGAGGTGCCGGTCACATGGTGCCCGCGGACAAGCCAGCAGCTTCCCTCGGCCTCATCTCAGCGTTCGCCCGCGGCATATCTCTGAAGGAAGATACTGCCAGCCTTGTGGATTCAGGAAAAAACTTGCTGCGACGACGTCAGTTGCCACTAAAGTAG
- the LOC118273154 gene encoding venom serine carboxypeptidase-like: MERAILVVLLAALSAVVVAEESCGDCLLLSPHIQNDNASLARELAEVKSEDFLGLKSYSGFITVKEEYNSNLFFWFFPAASNLSETPLIIWLQGGPGYSSMKGLFDIIGPIKVEDGKVVRRNVSWSDYSLLFLDNPVGAGFSFTDDEEGYTDNEDDVGEQMLVFLKQFLMMFPETRSAPLFVVGESYAGKYVPALGIQIHRHNVNNPKDRINMKGIAIGNGLIELREMMHYGTMCNVLGVLEGPQIEHVELLEKQVVKLIDAKKMVDAANKFNETIEYIKKQSGISVYNFLDGVSSGAPEFEEFLNRDDVRDLIHVGNATFTLNNQLVYEKMLPDIANSTKPFVEELLEHYGVMAYNGQLDVILGYSLSKHMYDTLKWSRRESYVQSPRRRLRKYANGSVVGYKKAGGNFEEVLIRGAGHMVPVDQPEVAKFMIDSFIQAYKN; the protein is encoded by the exons ATGGAGCGAGCCATACTTGTGGTGCTACTTGCTGCCCTTAG CGCTGTTGTCGTGGCAGAGGAATCTTGTGGTGACTGCCTATTGCTGTCGCCTCACATCCAAAATGACAACGCATCCTTAGCAAGAGAACTTGCAGAAGTAAAGTCAGAAGATTTTCTGGGACTTAAAAGTTATTCTGGTTTTATAACAGTGAAAGAAGAATATAATTCCAACCTCTTCTTCTGGTTTTTCCCTGCTGCCTCAAATCTGTCAGAAACTCCGCTAATTATATGGTTGCAAGGTGGTCCTGGATATTCTTCTATGAAAGGATTGTTTGATATCATTGGTCCTATAAAGGTGGAAGATGGAAAAG tggTTCGAAGAAACGTGTCGTGGTCTGACTACTCCTTGCTGTTCCTGGATAACCCAGTCGGTGCTGGCTTCAGCTTCACTGATGACGAGGAAGGATACACAGACAATGAGGATGAT GTCGGCGAACAAATGCTGGTGTTCCTGAAGCAATTCCTGATGATGTTCCCAGAGACGCGATCAGCCCCGCTGTTCGTAGTCGGAGAGTCGTACGCGGGGAAATACGTGCCAGCCCTCGGCATTCAGATCCATAGACATAATGTGAACAACCCCAAAGACCGTATCAATATGAAG GGTATCGCAATCGGCAATGGTCTGATAGAGCTCCGAGAGATGATGCACTACGGCACCATGTGCAACGTGCTGGGCGTGCTCGAGGGTCCTCAGATAGAGCACGTGGAACTGCTGGAGAAACAGGTCGTCAAACTCATTGACGCTAAGAAAATGGTCGACGCTGCTAAC AAATTCAACGAAACAATAGAATACATAAAGAAACAGAGCGGCATCAGTGTTTACAACTTCTTGGACGGAGTTTCTTCAGGGGCACCAGAGTTTGAAGAGTTTCTCAACAGGGATGACGTCAGAGATTTGATCCATGTGGGCAATGCCACCTTCACACTCAACAACCAACTGGTTTATGAGAAGATGTTGCCCGACATAGCAAACTCCACCAAACCTTTCGTTGAAGAACTCTTGGAGCACTACGGAGTTATGGCCTACAA CGGCCAACTAGACGTGATTCTAGGGTACAGTTTATCAAAACACATGTACGATACGCTGAAGTGGTCTCGACGTGAGTCCTACGTCCAGTCCCCTAGGCGACGCCTGCGCAAATACGCTAATGGATCCGTTGTCGG GTACAAGAAGGCTGGTGGAAACTTCGAGGAAGTATTAATACGAGGAGCCGGCCACATGGTGCCGGTCGACCAACCAGAGGTCGCCAAGTTCATGATAGACAGCTTCATACAAGCATACAAAAACtag